AAGTCACTCAGGGTCGAAGTGACTAAGATCAGACTTCGCGCTGAACTGACCGTCATAAATCCGGCAAACATTGCCAGTGCCAGGTGCGGATTGTCCGTAAAAAACCCCAGGACACTGCATAATCCCATCAGGCCGGACAACACCGCGATACAGGTCAGATCTGAGCATGTCCCGTGATACCTGCTGTAACTCTGAATGAGCAGGAAAGAACCCGTCCCCCCGGCAAGATAGCTCAGTGCGAGTGATGTTTCAGAGAGATGCAGCCGTTCTACCAGCATGACCGGAAACTGAGTTGACACCAGAAAGGTGCCAAGGATGGTCATGGCGATCAGTAAGGCGAATGGCAGTACAGCGAATGGAGGCATTTTTTGGGCATCTGCCGGATGTGAATCAAGCTCATCTTGCGGATGTGTTGCATCGGGACGAATCAGCACCAAAAGCAGACACATGAAAAGCAGTCCTCCGATCACATAGAACGTACTTTGCCAGCCGAAAAAGTGAGTCAGCCACAGCAAGACAGGGACGCCCAGCGTCAGTGCCAGTGGAAAAGTACTCATCAGCATCGCCATATGTCGTTTCCGCAGCTGAGGAGGACTGACCCGTGCAAGTGCGTTCATATTCGTCACTGCCAGCATCCCCCCAAAGCAACCTGCTGCGGCTCTGGCAACGAGCAGGGCATTGAAATGCTGTAAAAATGGCAAA
The Photobacterium sp. GJ3 DNA segment above includes these coding regions:
- a CDS encoding MFS transporter gives rise to the protein MNSNRISEHTARSNGTMLTYLIHFLMALDLLIIVPLSIFILQETHNDASQAGYLSGSYALCAALSSLLLTRSAQSERKWHLICLLGLAISTLLLPFLQHFNALLVARAAAGCFGGMLAVTNMNALARVSPPQLRKRHMAMLMSTFPLALTLGVPVLLWLTHFFGWQSTFYVIGGLLFMCLLLVLIRPDATHPQDELDSHPADAQKMPPFAVLPFALLIAMTILGTFLVSTQFPVMLVERLHLSETSLALSYLAGGTGSFLLIQSYSRYHGTCSDLTCIAVLSGLMGLCSVLGFFTDNPHLALAMFAGFMTVSSARSLILVTSTLSDLPAALRTKMAGIQNAVQHLSVGLGAIFSSFMISEAATQPIDFKQLVAVSVILTLLVPACIWKHLRSSKQQTRPNQCR